The sequence GGCCAATAACATGGTGTCGATGCCGACGCTTCTGATCGTCCACCACACGCCGTCGCCGTCCATGCAGGCGATGTTGGAAGCAGTGCTCGCCGGCGCCAGGGACGACGCGATCGAGGGTGTGGAGGTCGTCGTCCGCCCGGCCCTGGCAGCCACCGCGGTCGATGTGCTGGCGGCCGACGGCTACCTCCTCGGGACCCCGGCGAACATCGGCTACATGTCGGGCGCCTTGAAGCACTTTTTCGACACGATTTACTATCCGTGTCTCGACGCTACTGTGGGTCGTCCTTATGCCCTCTACGTCCATGGCAACAGCGACACGACCGGAGCGGTCCGCGGCGTCGAGACGATCGCCACCGGTCTGAGGTGGAAGCGCCTGCGCGATCCGCTCTCCGTGACAGGTCAACTGGACGCCGCCGACCGCGAAGCGTGCTGGGAACTTGGCGCTGTCGTCTCCGCGAGTTTGGCAGACGGCTGAGCGCCGGGGCGCAGGGCGACCTCAGGCCCGTGTGACGACGAGACCGCGCAGGTCGGCCAGGGTGCCGAAGAACGTGTCGCGATCGGTCGTGGCCGTGACGCCCGGGACCTGGCCCGTCGAGTGCTGCCAGAATGTCAGCCTGGGCCAGCCGGCGAATGGCTGCGGTGAGAGGGTGCGCGGCTGCGCGGCCCACAACCGGGTCGTCCGGGTGAAGGCCGCGGTGTTCTGCAGGCAGGTTCGCCAGAAGTTGGCCGCAGTGTAGATCATCGGTGTCACGCCGGTGCGGGCCGTGACGCGGGCCAGGAATGCCCGGATGTAGCTGGTCCAGGCAGCCGGGCCAATTCCGTCGCAGGCGGCGAGCTTGGGGTGACGTTCCACGTCGAGGACCGGCCAGAGGGTCGTTCCGTCGTTTAGGCGGCCGGTCATGGCCAGGAACCGGTCGGCGTCGGCCGTTCCGGTGGCGGTGGCCGGGTTGGCGAAGAAGTAGGCGCCCCGGTACAGGCCGGCGGCCGCGGCGCCGTCGTACTGGGTGCGGAAGCTCGGGTTCTCTCCGTAGCTGCCGACCGCGCCCACGTACGCGAACTGGTATCCCGCCTTGCGCACCTGACGCCAGTCGATGGACGGCTGCCACTTGGACACGTCGATCCCGGCGATGACCGCTGCCGGCGTTGGTGCCATTGCTGAGGCGGGCCCGGGGGCGGGAGCCGCGACCGTCGGGGGCACGGCCCCGCCGCCGTCTCCCGGCGCCGGAACAGCCCCGGGGGAGGGCGTCCCGGAAGCCGACGGGACCGGAGGGTGTGCAGCGAGCGGAGCCGCCTGAGTGGACGGCGTCTGGGCGCGGGGGCTGGGTGGCGTCGGCGTGGAGTGGGCCGGTGTCCGCCCGCAGGCCGCCACGAGCAGCAGGCTGACAAGCGCGGCCTGGGATGTCCGCCTGGCCGCGACCGATTTCCGGGCGTGGGGAGGAGATCTCATCCCAGCCACGATCGCAGGCGGCCGAGACTGACCGACTGTCAGGTGCCGGACCGCGTGACCTGAACAGATACATCGCCGCAAGATCTACCAGCACACGTTGTTGACGACGCCTGTCCAGGCTTGGTGGCCACCGCGGTGGATGTGCTGCCAACCCATGACTCCCTGCTCGGCTCGCCGGCCAACATCGGTTACATGTCAGGGGCTTTGAAGCACTTCTTCGAGCAGATCTTGGGTACGCCGCGCGCAGAAGTTGATCAGAGGGCGAGGTCCGCCAGAAGATCGTCAAGCAGAGACTCCTCGTGGACAGCCACGCCCGCTCGGATCATCGCGGCCGCGAGATCCGGATCCCACGCGGTGGCCTCGGGCGTGCCCGTGAGCGGGAGGCCGACGTCGGCGGCAAGCCCCGCCACCGCCCTCCGGTAGTCGGCCGCTGACATCCTCCAGGGCGTCGCGCCCACCGCGAGAAGACGGGCCGCGATCGCGATTCCCGGCCAGTCGAAGTCACCGTGGTAGCGGACCGGAGCGCCGTCACCGACCAGTGTTCGCACCAGACGTGTGCCGACCTCGGCCGGGCTGCCGGAGAGGCAGACCAACGGCGCCGAGACCTCCGCTCGGGCAGCGGCCTGGAGGACCTGCGGGTTCTCGCAGAGCGACACCACCTGGCCGCCCGGACGCAGCCGCACCTTCCCAGCACGTTCGAGCTCGTGCAGCGTGAGGTGGGTGACGAGGCCGAGGTCCGCTCGCAGGCGCATCATCTCGGACCACGGGTCGCAGCCCGGTGGGCGAAGCGACCAGACGAGGACGGTCCCGGACACGCTGTCGGTCGCGACGCCGAC is a genomic window of Pseudofrankia inefficax containing:
- a CDS encoding flavodoxin family protein translates to MVSMPTLLIVHHTPSPSMQAMLEAVLAGARDDAIEGVEVVVRPALAATAVDVLAADGYLLGTPANIGYMSGALKHFFDTIYYPCLDATVGRPYALYVHGNSDTTGAVRGVETIATGLRWKRLRDPLSVTGQLDAADREACWELGAVVSASLADG
- a CDS encoding GH25 family lysozyme — its product is MAPTPAAVIAGIDVSKWQPSIDWRQVRKAGYQFAYVGAVGSYGENPSFRTQYDGAAAAGLYRGAYFFANPATATGTADADRFLAMTGRLNDGTTLWPVLDVERHPKLAACDGIGPAAWTSYIRAFLARVTARTGVTPMIYTAANFWRTCLQNTAAFTRTTRLWAAQPRTLSPQPFAGWPRLTFWQHSTGQVPGVTATTDRDTFFGTLADLRGLVVTRA